A single Vulcanisaeta distributa DSM 14429 DNA region contains:
- a CDS encoding ABC transporter permease: MSLRTLFTMSIRNLSGRKTRAILTMLAIIYSVALMITLETMTYGFKVAITNEVENILPTDLMVYSQSVSIPEAVAQVIAKLPHVSYVVPAIIISTAQVNGHAVTLIGIPNQYFSYFEVRMESGSLPMSDGEAIIQDTLAQRDNISIGDTIYVQVLTGIQGGSEIIPLKVTGTFSSILGGFLGFQLNMIVTPISTLQNDLDDEGFVNAIFIKLSQENPTYLNQLATALSEYFPNADVYEQKSVLGSISNALSMVNLFFIVIIALSLIVTGLSVANTAIMNVRERTREIGILKALGASNGQVILIFLLEILIMSIIGSVVGILLGIAGAYLARYIMIRLNLPIIIPVILIPTLYVYSLIIAIATSIIASIPSLISITRIRPMEVLRIE; this comes from the coding sequence ATGAGTTTAAGGACGCTGTTCACAATGTCTATTAGGAACCTTAGCGGTAGGAAAACGAGGGCTATACTGACAATGCTAGCAATAATCTATAGTGTGGCATTAATGATAACCCTGGAAACCATGACGTATGGTTTCAAGGTCGCGATTACTAACGAGGTCGAGAATATACTGCCCACGGATCTGATGGTTTATTCCCAAAGTGTCTCAATACCCGAGGCTGTGGCACAGGTTATTGCTAAGCTTCCTCACGTGTCTTATGTAGTCCCTGCAATTATAATAAGTACGGCCCAGGTTAATGGACATGCGGTTACCCTAATTGGAATACCTAACCAGTATTTCTCGTATTTTGAGGTTCGCATGGAAAGTGGTTCATTGCCTATGAGTGATGGGGAGGCGATAATACAGGACACCCTGGCTCAAAGGGATAACATAAGCATTGGCGATACCATTTATGTCCAGGTACTAACGGGTATTCAGGGAGGCTCTGAGATAATACCCCTCAAGGTCACCGGAACGTTTAGTAGCATACTTGGTGGTTTCCTTGGTTTTCAATTAAACATGATCGTGACACCAATAAGCACATTACAAAATGACCTTGATGATGAGGGCTTTGTTAATGCAATATTCATAAAGCTATCACAGGAGAATCCGACATACCTCAATCAACTAGCCACTGCATTAAGTGAGTACTTCCCCAACGCTGATGTTTACGAGCAGAAGTCCGTTCTCGGCTCAATCTCTAACGCATTATCAATGGTTAATCTATTCTTCATAGTAATAATAGCACTCAGCCTAATAGTCACTGGGCTTAGCGTTGCTAATACGGCAATAATGAACGTTAGGGAGAGGACCAGGGAAATTGGAATCCTTAAGGCCCTGGGCGCATCCAATGGCCAGGTAATACTGATATTCCTCCTTGAAATATTGATAATGAGCATCATAGGCTCAGTGGTAGGTATACTGCTTGGCATAGCAGGCGCTTACCTGGCTAGGTACATAATGATTAGGCTTAACCTCCCAATAATAATACCCGTGATACTAATACCGACGTTATACGTATATTCATTAATAATAGCCATAGCGACATCGATAATCGCGTCAATACCATCATTAATATCAATAACAAGGATCAGACCAATGGAGGTGCTAAGGATTGAATAA
- a CDS encoding tRNA (N(6)-L-threonylcarbamoyladenosine(37)-C(2))-methylthiotransferase, whose amino-acid sequence MGGKFTVITFGCWLNKADSDIMITKLRSLGWEYTEDVESADTIIVNTCAVREEAERNELKLLKRLSEEYPGKRLIVAGCLTRIRPATIKDVSPNAMLISSHGAELIDEVVSSNTDVHVYEDRPAKYLPNYYPELHGHRYVVPIQVGCLGNCSFCVTKIGRMGFGRVKSYGIDDIVNAITNAVSKGAREIYLTGQEISAYGRDRGYDLADLLEKILAKVDGRFMVRLGMMEPLELSRIIDRLLDVVKSDWRVYRFFHVPVQSGSDRVLMLMRRKYSVDLFRDIVKRIRNAFPDATVATDIIVGFPGETDEDFWASVRLIEELGIDKVNLARYSRRPFTEAAYMEQVPEQVKKERSKIATDVFNRVALERNKTFIGREMWGIVSEVDFKGENYVVRSYNYKPIAVRKADIGAFVRVKVTDATSQRLFGQLLESENLGTRYRVDFRITEGLDLVS is encoded by the coding sequence ATGGGTGGTAAGTTTACTGTGATAACGTTTGGTTGTTGGTTGAATAAGGCGGATAGTGACATAATGATTACGAAGCTTAGGTCATTGGGCTGGGAGTACACGGAGGATGTTGAGTCCGCTGACACGATAATCGTGAATACATGCGCCGTTAGGGAGGAGGCCGAGAGAAATGAGCTTAAGCTCCTGAAGAGACTAAGTGAGGAGTATCCAGGTAAGAGATTGATTGTCGCTGGTTGCTTAACCAGGATTAGGCCCGCAACTATAAAGGATGTGTCTCCTAATGCCATGCTTATCTCGTCCCACGGAGCCGAGCTTATAGATGAGGTGGTAAGTAGTAATACTGATGTTCATGTATATGAGGATAGACCAGCAAAGTACCTGCCTAATTACTACCCCGAGCTTCATGGGCATAGGTATGTAGTACCAATACAGGTTGGTTGCTTGGGTAATTGTAGTTTCTGCGTTACTAAGATTGGCAGGATGGGTTTTGGTAGGGTGAAGAGTTACGGCATAGACGATATAGTCAATGCCATTACAAATGCCGTCAGTAAGGGCGCGCGAGAGATTTATCTAACGGGGCAGGAAATCAGTGCTTATGGACGTGATAGGGGTTATGACCTGGCGGACCTCCTCGAAAAAATACTGGCTAAGGTCGATGGTAGGTTCATGGTTAGGCTGGGGATGATGGAGCCCCTTGAGTTAAGTCGAATAATTGATAGGCTCCTTGACGTTGTAAAGTCTGATTGGCGCGTATATAGGTTCTTCCACGTACCGGTGCAGAGTGGTAGTGATAGGGTGTTAATGCTCATGAGGAGGAAGTACTCGGTTGACTTATTTAGGGATATTGTAAAGAGGATTAGGAATGCCTTTCCTGATGCTACCGTCGCCACGGACATTATTGTGGGCTTCCCTGGGGAGACCGATGAGGACTTCTGGGCTAGTGTGAGGTTAATTGAGGAGTTGGGTATTGATAAGGTTAACCTGGCTAGGTATAGCCGTAGGCCATTCACTGAGGCGGCATATATGGAGCAGGTGCCTGAGCAGGTTAAGAAGGAGAGGAGTAAAATCGCCACTGACGTGTTTAATAGGGTTGCCTTGGAGAGGAATAAGACGTTTATTGGCAGGGAGATGTGGGGCATCGTGAGTGAGGTTGACTTTAAGGGTGAGAACTACGTTGTTCGTTCATATAATTACAAGCCAATAGCCGTGAGGAAGGCTGACATTGGCGCATTCGTGAGAGTGAAGGTCACGGATGCAACATCGCAGAGACTCTTTGGTCAATTGCTCGAGTCAGAAAATCTAGGCACTAGGTATAGGGTTGACTTTAGAATTACCGAGGGCTTAGACCTAGTTTCTTAA
- a CDS encoding Ig-like domain-containing protein, translating into MVILALIIHVILTLLGVDPPTPFTVTGITWYYGSYTEPLSNYTHIYTGANISSTITVDINDNAPIPINVSYTLSIKNYTVQGSWTLQPGKNSFNITVPALAEGSYNASLLLSSVGYSLNYYFMVFSVVPGIVINTTTTRLYSGVSQVITLNVTNNTPIPISSALIVMIGTGVVISNSMITTKPPTSENITVIPGPYSLGTASITFRISYTDAGGYTWNENETLTFTIVPTPVHLTLSAQSTVNYGNYMPITINAITPVGPLQYQQLSIYVDNNYVASVTTNSNGIAQYSLFIDYDVGYHILTVEFTNTTYFQEALVNYTFIVLPGTVYIIAYVNSTNITYGSAVNIYVKLSPPISGGTLTIGYEVNGLASTIGSYTPVNGTVQATWIPPQAGTYLITIYYTNPPNYLPSSTNLTITVSKAPCSLSIIINGTPEVLHGLIIQSQMKPVIINAQLNILIMSNLSSTSGIMYINASGIGTYVFTPKMPGKYSIIVSWPGNINYQGCRATYVLNIMKAPLTLYVNGSGSLIAAGGYEIFSIGVVTNIPISYVNGNLTIVIRSGNKTVSTYDVPITGYFMKASIPFPEPGVYEVLIQYPGNDYVNASVYGPYYVTVIPGFLGIPWYMLLAYLAPIVLGASIGMIINQRLRQVRQ; encoded by the coding sequence ATGGTGATACTAGCGTTGATAATACACGTGATACTTACGTTACTCGGTGTGGACCCACCAACACCATTCACGGTTACAGGAATTACCTGGTACTACGGGTCCTACACTGAACCCCTAAGCAATTACACGCATATATACACAGGCGCCAACATAAGTAGTACTATAACGGTTGATATTAATGATAATGCACCAATACCAATCAACGTGTCTTATACCCTTAGTATTAAGAATTATACGGTTCAAGGTTCGTGGACACTACAGCCTGGGAAAAACTCATTCAACATAACAGTGCCGGCTTTAGCTGAGGGCAGTTACAACGCGTCCTTATTGTTATCCTCAGTAGGTTACTCCCTGAATTACTATTTCATGGTATTTTCCGTGGTTCCTGGAATAGTTATAAATACTACAACAACGAGACTGTACAGTGGGGTATCCCAGGTAATTACGCTTAACGTAACAAATAATACACCCATACCAATAAGTTCAGCGTTAATAGTAATGATTGGGACGGGCGTAGTAATTAGTAATAGCATGATTACTACAAAGCCACCAACGAGTGAAAATATAACGGTAATACCAGGACCATACTCCCTGGGTACGGCATCAATAACATTTAGGATTAGCTATACAGATGCTGGGGGTTATACGTGGAATGAGAATGAAACACTCACCTTCACGATAGTGCCGACGCCCGTACACCTAACCCTAAGTGCGCAAAGCACGGTTAATTACGGTAATTACATGCCAATAACCATAAACGCAATAACGCCGGTGGGACCACTGCAGTATCAGCAGTTGAGTATTTACGTTGATAATAATTATGTAGCGTCCGTAACCACCAATAGCAATGGGATTGCCCAATACTCACTATTTATTGATTATGACGTTGGTTATCACATATTAACGGTTGAGTTCACGAACACTACGTATTTTCAGGAGGCCCTCGTTAATTATACATTCATTGTATTGCCAGGTACCGTATATATAATTGCCTATGTAAACAGTACTAATATAACTTACGGAAGTGCAGTTAATATTTACGTAAAGTTATCACCACCTATCTCAGGTGGGACGTTAACAATAGGTTATGAGGTTAACGGATTAGCATCTACAATAGGTAGTTATACCCCGGTGAATGGTACTGTCCAGGCAACTTGGATACCACCCCAGGCAGGGACGTATTTAATAACAATATATTATACGAACCCACCAAACTACTTGCCAAGTTCCACAAACCTTACAATAACTGTTAGTAAGGCGCCATGCTCATTATCAATAATAATTAATGGGACACCTGAGGTATTGCATGGACTCATTATACAAAGCCAGATGAAGCCTGTAATCATAAATGCTCAATTAAACATACTAATAATGAGTAATTTATCATCAACAAGCGGAATAATGTACATTAATGCAAGTGGCATTGGCACGTACGTATTCACACCCAAAATGCCGGGTAAGTACTCAATTATTGTGTCCTGGCCGGGAAACATTAACTATCAAGGATGCCGCGCGACCTACGTGTTAAATATAATGAAAGCGCCGTTGACGCTTTACGTAAATGGAAGTGGCAGTTTAATCGCTGCAGGTGGTTATGAAATATTCAGTATAGGTGTTGTTACCAACATACCAATTAGTTACGTTAATGGGAATCTAACGATAGTTATCAGGAGCGGTAATAAAACGGTGAGTACGTATGATGTACCAATTACTGGGTATTTCATGAAGGCCTCAATACCCTTCCCAGAACCCGGTGTTTATGAGGTATTAATACAGTACCCTGGTAATGATTATGTTAATGCAAGTGTGTATGGGCCTTACTACGTAACGGTAATACCGGGTTTCCTAGGGATACCCTGGTACATGCTCCTTGCCTATTTGGCACCAATAGTTCTTGGGGCATCAATAGGAATGATCATTAATCAGAGGCTCCGTCAAGTACGGCAATGA
- a CDS encoding HAD family hydrolase — protein sequence MVIKAIVLDLDMTLVNTLPKFLNILRECALKYGRSLNNDIDQLLSIYYRDPSLSEVLGDLSRNFWFWHECWTLYSIRRDYGEVFPGVLDSMKVLRSMNKRLVIATGRELECPQMMNELRYYGFTEFIEGCVSLGDLGPGHDKLDLVKRALDILKLPPNVVAYVTDHPRDILLINGLGTINIGVATWARDFPTKFVIKSVAELPRLIAVLDGASD from the coding sequence ATGGTCATTAAGGCCATCGTGCTAGACCTCGACATGACCCTCGTAAATACATTACCTAAATTCCTAAACATACTTAGAGAATGCGCCTTGAAGTATGGTAGGAGCTTAAATAATGACATTGACCAATTACTCAGTATCTATTATAGGGACCCATCGCTAAGCGAGGTGTTAGGTGATTTGTCAAGGAATTTCTGGTTCTGGCATGAGTGCTGGACATTGTACTCCATAAGGAGGGATTACGGTGAGGTGTTTCCAGGGGTTTTAGATTCAATGAAGGTTCTACGCAGTATGAATAAGAGGCTCGTCATAGCCACAGGAAGAGAGCTGGAGTGCCCGCAAATGATGAATGAGTTAAGGTATTATGGATTCACTGAGTTTATAGAAGGTTGTGTATCATTGGGCGATTTAGGACCTGGCCATGATAAGCTTGACCTCGTTAAGAGGGCGCTTGATATCCTTAAGCTACCACCTAACGTTGTTGCCTACGTTACCGATCATCCAAGGGACATTCTCCTAATTAATGGTTTAGGCACAATAAATATAGGGGTTGCAACATGGGCTAGGGACTTCCCAACAAAATTCGTAATTAAAAGCGTCGCTGAATTACCAAGGCTCATTGCCGTACTTGACGGAGCCTCTGATTAA
- a CDS encoding substrate-binding domain-containing protein — translation MGKPRFKIEVLLEQDGKVLMDDLTARLLEILEKKGSLLSVVKDLGLPYSRAWELINRLESGLDIKVVNSKRGYKGGMSLTAEGRELLSTYRSIMSRYVWSPDGTVCDTVYAGSDDCIVRDIINEMRSEGYCIDAYWVGSMGGLNMVINGLADIAGIHLIDPTSGEYNIPYMYSLGAWDNAVLIRGYMRLLGIVHRPYLSISDLTDILGLRMVNRNPGSGTRLATELLLNGIAMYTGYSMDEIRKVVKGYNDVVKTHIEVTEKVARGLADYGIAIAGQALKMGLAIKPIALEEFDIVVSKASINKPTVKEFIRRISKVEPRPGYVMLRNTGELYSR, via the coding sequence GTGGGTAAACCTAGGTTTAAGATTGAGGTGCTCCTTGAGCAGGATGGGAAGGTCTTAATGGATGACCTAACGGCAAGACTTCTTGAGATTCTCGAGAAGAAGGGTTCCCTATTATCGGTGGTTAAGGATCTTGGATTGCCATATTCAAGGGCTTGGGAATTAATTAATAGGTTGGAAAGTGGGTTGGACATTAAGGTCGTTAATTCAAAGAGGGGCTATAAAGGAGGCATGTCATTAACTGCGGAGGGCAGGGAATTACTGAGTACGTATAGGTCGATAATGAGTAGGTATGTGTGGAGTCCTGATGGTACTGTGTGCGACACTGTCTATGCCGGGAGCGATGATTGCATAGTTAGGGATATAATTAATGAAATGAGGAGCGAGGGTTACTGCATTGATGCTTATTGGGTTGGTTCAATGGGTGGGTTAAACATGGTCATTAATGGCTTAGCTGACATAGCTGGTATTCATCTAATAGACCCAACAAGTGGCGAGTACAACATACCTTACATGTATTCATTGGGTGCCTGGGATAATGCCGTCTTAATAAGGGGTTACATGAGGTTGCTGGGTATTGTGCATAGGCCGTATCTAAGCATTAGTGATCTAACGGATATACTGGGGCTTAGGATGGTTAATAGGAATCCAGGCTCAGGCACGAGACTAGCAACGGAATTACTACTCAATGGGATAGCCATGTACACTGGGTATAGTATGGATGAGATAAGGAAGGTTGTGAAGGGCTATAACGACGTTGTTAAGACTCATATAGAGGTTACCGAGAAGGTAGCTAGGGGATTGGCTGACTACGGCATAGCAATTGCTGGGCAAGCACTCAAAATGGGTCTTGCCATTAAGCCCATAGCCCTTGAGGAGTTCGACATTGTGGTTTCTAAGGCAAGCATTAATAAACCAACGGTTAAGGAGTTTATACGTAGGATAAGTAAGGTAGAGCCCAGACCTGGCTATGTAATGCTTAGGAACACTGGTGAGCTTTACTCCAGGTAA
- a CDS encoding ATP/GTP-binding protein, with product MFTVFIVGTAGSGKTTLVSTFAEWLENNQYDVAIVNLDPAVEYVPYIPDIDIRDVVSARELMRKYKLGPNGSIIAAIDMLAVRAQEIKSQIMDIGANYVLIDTPGQMELFAFRSVGSVLINRLSMDRSAVVFVIDATQAQTPSGYVSSMLLALSTQFRFNMPQVNVLNKIDLLDRSVVDEILEWSEETDLLREALMSNQANKLEADLSVRLSDILTAIGTIPRPIPISAKTGEGLDALYRVLHNVYVGGSDYDYLE from the coding sequence ATGTTCACAGTATTTATCGTGGGGACTGCCGGATCAGGTAAAACAACGCTTGTTAGTACCTTCGCTGAGTGGCTTGAGAATAATCAGTACGATGTTGCCATAGTTAATTTGGATCCAGCGGTGGAGTACGTGCCCTACATACCGGACATTGATATTAGGGATGTGGTTTCGGCCCGGGAGTTGATGAGGAAGTATAAGCTTGGTCCCAATGGCTCGATAATAGCCGCCATAGACATGTTGGCAGTTAGGGCCCAGGAGATTAAGAGTCAGATAATGGATATTGGTGCGAATTACGTCTTAATAGACACGCCGGGGCAGATGGAGCTATTCGCCTTTAGGAGTGTCGGTTCGGTACTAATTAATAGGCTGAGTATGGATAGGTCGGCTGTTGTCTTCGTAATAGATGCGACGCAGGCCCAAACACCAAGTGGTTACGTGTCATCGATGCTCCTCGCTCTCTCAACGCAGTTTAGGTTTAACATGCCTCAGGTGAATGTGCTCAATAAGATTGATCTGCTCGATAGGTCTGTAGTTGATGAAATACTTGAGTGGAGTGAGGAGACGGACCTACTCAGGGAGGCGTTGATGTCTAACCAGGCCAATAAGTTAGAGGCAGACTTAAGTGTTAGGTTGTCGGACATATTAACCGCCATCGGTACTATACCAAGGCCAATACCAATAAGTGCTAAGACTGGCGAGGGCCTTGACGCACTCTATAGAGTTCTTCATAATGTCTATGTTGGGGGTAGTGATTATGATTACCTGGAGTAA
- a CDS encoding MFS transporter, which translates to MSNKKLKNYILIQNLANGLASPFMSFLAAVIGVPNVGISIVSSATSFFSGIVQLPLRRVKRVEQLLKFSTLLLAVLWFIMAFIAYGNPIMYLIIYVLIAGVGGANSFAWALIMERLSRGSRGWVLANFAFYGSIGSLLATLITGIIVGSNYAIMHYVFMTTASLIFINAINVWSIELTDPSDQVVTEPLLILKNNRKLAKFLLINTLFAIVWSFAWPLFPLAQVYLLNMNVEQLAIVNVISGISTLTLQRFVGRWFDKNRKLVMFLGRLLLVTFPLSYALANNVYVIYLANMVAGFTNSASNVAYISFVYDNSEDRRTAVSLYNLFYGVGTLIGSLISGALVTVVANYVGLKDSVRYMLLGDAAARALMATLYISV; encoded by the coding sequence ATGAGTAATAAGAAATTGAAAAATTACATACTCATCCAAAACCTCGCCAATGGACTTGCATCACCCTTCATGAGTTTCCTAGCCGCCGTAATAGGCGTGCCCAATGTCGGCATTAGTATTGTTTCGTCAGCAACGTCATTCTTTAGCGGTATCGTTCAATTACCACTAAGGAGGGTTAAGCGAGTTGAGCAATTGCTGAAGTTCTCAACCTTGCTACTTGCCGTTCTATGGTTCATAATGGCATTCATAGCCTATGGTAATCCCATAATGTACTTAATAATCTACGTCCTGATAGCCGGCGTTGGCGGTGCGAATTCATTTGCATGGGCATTAATAATGGAAAGATTGAGCAGGGGTAGTAGGGGTTGGGTATTGGCTAACTTTGCGTTTTACGGCTCCATAGGTAGCTTATTAGCTACGTTAATTACGGGCATCATAGTCGGTAGCAATTATGCAATAATGCACTATGTATTCATGACCACGGCATCGCTTATTTTCATCAATGCAATTAATGTGTGGAGCATTGAATTAACTGACCCTAGTGATCAGGTGGTTACTGAACCATTATTAATACTTAAAAATAATAGAAAATTGGCAAAATTCCTCCTTATCAATACTTTATTCGCTATCGTATGGAGCTTCGCATGGCCTCTTTTCCCATTGGCTCAGGTCTATCTGCTTAATATGAATGTTGAGCAACTAGCCATTGTTAATGTGATTAGCGGCATATCAACCTTAACACTACAGAGGTTTGTGGGCAGATGGTTTGATAAGAATAGGAAGTTGGTAATGTTCCTGGGAAGGCTCTTGCTTGTGACATTCCCATTATCATATGCCCTGGCCAATAATGTTTACGTGATTTACCTGGCAAACATGGTAGCTGGATTCACGAACTCTGCTTCGAACGTTGCCTACATATCCTTCGTATACGATAATTCCGAAGATAGGAGAACGGCAGTTAGCCTGTACAACCTATTCTATGGTGTTGGTACGTTAATTGGCTCATTAATAAGTGGTGCATTGGTAACCGTGGTTGCTAATTACGTGGGTTTAAAGGATAGTGTTAGGTACATGCTACTTGGCGATGCTGCAGCCAGGGCATTAATGGCCACGCTGTACATCAGTGTTTAA
- a CDS encoding RNA 2'-phosphotransferase, with protein sequence MRSIYKCVICGSYTEDTVHCGVQARLLLDGKLRSRLSHLMTYLLRHDPSAVNLSMDSEGWVSIDELVHALRDKWDPKAYSWLTKEHIMAVASLDPKGRFEIRDGMIRARYGHNKSLDVNIRYEVDSEVRTLYHGTTKRALVRIMREGIKPMNRKYVHLVLDPRDAYEVALRHGNDVVILKINVDCLRRNDQQILIATDRIRLTDYVPPQCIESVIDPRN encoded by the coding sequence ATGAGAAGTATATATAAGTGCGTGATTTGCGGCTCATACACCGAGGACACGGTACATTGCGGGGTACAAGCTAGGTTATTACTAGATGGTAAATTAAGGAGCAGGCTGAGTCATTTAATGACCTACCTACTTAGGCATGATCCGAGTGCGGTAAACCTATCAATGGACAGTGAGGGTTGGGTAAGCATTGATGAGTTGGTACATGCATTAAGGGATAAATGGGATCCAAAGGCATACTCATGGCTGACTAAGGAGCATATAATGGCGGTGGCGTCGCTTGACCCAAAGGGTAGGTTTGAGATTAGGGATGGGATGATTAGGGCTAGGTATGGCCATAATAAGTCGCTCGATGTTAATATAAGGTATGAGGTTGACAGTGAAGTGAGGACTCTATATCATGGAACCACGAAGAGGGCGTTGGTACGAATAATGCGTGAGGGTATAAAGCCTATGAACAGGAAGTACGTGCACTTAGTACTGGACCCGAGGGATGCTTATGAGGTGGCTCTTAGGCATGGTAATGACGTAGTAATATTAAAGATAAACGTAGATTGCCTTAGAAGGAACGATCAACAAATATTGATTGCGACGGATAGGATAAGACTTACGGACTACGTACCACCACAATGCATAGAGTCGGTAATAGACCCACGAAACTAA
- a CDS encoding CoA-transferase subunit beta — MADMDNVIKCMAKQLRDGDVIYTGLASVPAVLAVALARYWGLNVWFINVAEVYEPRNIVITPSSGDPYSFIDGEGFVTSLDAFDLARRGQLDVMFFSAAQVDRRGDMNLSVIGNYERPRVRLPGGAAAAYLYRRARRVVMWLKEHSRRTLVERVDFITAPGPTKQGPHLTICTPKAMFEFDNELGELVLAGLFPGVGVDDVINNMAFKPRVRESLRILEPVTQDELQFLNKLDPSGVRYS, encoded by the coding sequence ATGGCTGATATGGACAACGTCATTAAGTGCATGGCGAAGCAGCTGAGGGATGGTGACGTCATATATACGGGCCTTGCCTCAGTCCCCGCCGTGTTAGCGGTTGCGTTGGCTAGGTATTGGGGATTGAACGTATGGTTCATTAATGTGGCTGAAGTATACGAGCCCCGTAACATAGTGATAACGCCATCATCTGGAGATCCTTACTCATTTATTGATGGTGAGGGTTTTGTAACGAGTCTAGATGCCTTTGACTTAGCCAGACGTGGGCAGCTTGATGTTATGTTCTTTTCGGCGGCCCAGGTTGATCGTAGGGGCGACATGAACTTATCTGTCATTGGTAATTACGAGAGACCCAGGGTTAGATTACCCGGCGGTGCAGCCGCGGCTTACCTATATAGGAGAGCCCGTAGGGTTGTGATGTGGCTCAAGGAGCACTCGAGAAGAACGCTCGTTGAGAGGGTTGACTTCATAACTGCCCCCGGGCCCACGAAGCAGGGACCGCATTTAACGATATGTACTCCAAAGGCCATGTTTGAGTTTGATAATGAGTTAGGCGAATTAGTGTTGGCCGGTTTATTCCCTGGTGTTGGTGTTGATGATGTGATTAATAATATGGCGTTTAAACCAAGAGTTAGAGAATCATTAAGAATTCTTGAGCCTGTAACGCAGGATGAATTGCAATTCCTAAATAAGTTAGACCCGAGTGGTGTTAGGTACTCATAG
- a CDS encoding CoA transferase subunit A, whose amino-acid sequence MARNKLMSIKEALDLVNDGDEIAIGGMSFHRNPMSMAIAIAKSNKRDLALIDREPGLAFDLLTISGRVKRIRAAMVTFEHFGIAPGFRRMVENGEVEFIEDVCEGVMAGLRAGAYGLSFMPSAITLDSELVPLNVKRGIWKVIKDPFNDQELIAVKAIRPDVALVHAHRADERGDVEIYGPKYEDLLKIQAAKKVIITAEEIVSEDYFREHPERLTIPGFMVTAVVHAPRGAWPTSMYGYYKADYDVIKRYLDSVKAGLSIEKVLEVFVHG is encoded by the coding sequence ATGGCTAGGAACAAGTTAATGAGTATTAAGGAGGCCTTAGATTTAGTAAACGATGGCGATGAAATAGCGATTGGGGGCATGTCCTTTCACCGTAATCCCATGTCAATGGCCATTGCCATAGCTAAGTCAAATAAGAGGGACCTAGCACTAATAGATAGGGAGCCTGGGCTTGCCTTTGACTTACTAACGATATCGGGTAGGGTTAAGAGGATTAGGGCTGCGATGGTCACATTTGAACACTTTGGCATCGCACCTGGGTTTAGGAGGATGGTGGAGAACGGAGAGGTGGAGTTCATAGAGGACGTTTGTGAGGGTGTAATGGCTGGACTTCGTGCAGGGGCTTACGGGCTCTCTTTCATGCCGTCAGCCATTACGTTAGACAGCGAATTAGTTCCATTGAATGTCAAGAGGGGCATTTGGAAGGTCATTAAGGATCCGTTTAATGATCAGGAGTTGATAGCGGTTAAGGCGATAAGGCCTGACGTGGCGCTGGTACATGCTCATAGGGCTGATGAGAGGGGTGATGTTGAGATTTATGGTCCTAAATACGAGGATTTACTTAAGATTCAGGCGGCTAAGAAGGTCATAATTACGGCTGAAGAGATAGTAAGTGAGGATTATTTCAGGGAGCATCCAGAGCGCTTAACAATACCAGGCTTCATGGTAACTGCCGTTGTGCACGCGCCAAGGGGTGCGTGGCCGACGTCAATGTATGGCTATTATAAGGCTGATTATGACGTTATCAAGAGGTATCTTGATAGTGTTAAGGCTGGGCTGAGTATTGAGAAGGTGCTTGAGGTGTTTGTCCATGGCTGA
- a CDS encoding MoaD/ThiS family protein, whose protein sequence is MKVRVILSANLHELANAVSITLQVPSGYTVRDLIMKLGEVNPEIPKILLKGDELNENYIVIVNGRDIHWLRGLLTNLNDGDEILIAPKAFIS, encoded by the coding sequence ATGAAGGTAAGGGTAATATTATCAGCGAATCTTCATGAACTTGCTAATGCAGTGAGCATTACCTTGCAGGTACCGAGTGGGTATACGGTTAGGGACTTAATAATGAAGCTTGGTGAGGTAAATCCAGAAATTCCGAAGATACTGCTTAAGGGTGATGAACTTAATGAGAATTATATCGTGATTGTGAATGGTAGGGACATACATTGGTTGAGGGGCTTGCTTACCAATCTTAATGATGGTGATGAGATATTAATTGCGCCTAAGGCGTTTATATCATAA